In the genome of Streptomyces sp. NBC_00190, one region contains:
- a CDS encoding JmjC domain-containing protein codes for MTDESCLPGDSGLVGESGLVESRELDVDLFYREFWRRRPVVWRGCGDDFLSPALDWSDIEALERRLADEPQRKPDEPKADVHRREDGQVLFVNQAQHALSELAEACAALAERFGWEQCTADLSVTRGRGAGIGCHFDHSDNFVVQQLGSKNWLVGLPEHTSQERQRKRMLETKGFVPSGRLPETPFQVELTPGDVLYLPVFAPHEGTEGAQQDGGSVSVSFSYNAESALNQYLRPLLRRLSEEEAWWGPLPPGGADLDRLEGALVRALRTVARARKI; via the coding sequence GTGACGGACGAATCGTGTCTGCCGGGTGATTCGGGGCTGGTGGGCGAGTCGGGGCTGGTCGAGAGCCGGGAACTGGACGTCGATCTCTTCTACCGCGAGTTCTGGCGCCGCCGGCCGGTGGTGTGGCGGGGCTGCGGGGACGATTTCCTCTCCCCCGCCCTCGACTGGTCCGACATCGAGGCGCTGGAACGGCGGCTGGCGGACGAGCCCCAGCGCAAGCCTGACGAGCCGAAGGCGGACGTGCACCGGCGCGAGGACGGCCAGGTGCTGTTCGTCAACCAGGCGCAGCACGCGCTGAGCGAACTCGCCGAAGCCTGCGCGGCTTTGGCAGAGCGCTTCGGTTGGGAGCAGTGCACCGCCGATCTTTCGGTGACGCGGGGCCGGGGCGCCGGCATCGGCTGTCACTTCGACCACAGCGACAACTTCGTCGTCCAGCAGCTGGGGTCGAAGAACTGGCTGGTCGGCCTTCCGGAGCACACTTCGCAGGAGCGGCAGCGCAAACGGATGCTGGAGACGAAGGGCTTCGTTCCGTCGGGCCGACTGCCCGAGACGCCCTTCCAGGTCGAACTGACCCCGGGCGACGTGCTGTACCTCCCGGTGTTCGCCCCGCACGAAGGAACCGAGGGGGCGCAGCAGGACGGCGGTTCGGTGAGCGTCTCCTTCTCCTACAACGCGGAATCCGCCCTGAACCAGTACCTCCGGCCGCTGCTGCGCCGACTGTCGGAGGAGGAGGCCTGGTGGGGGCCTCTGCCGCCCGGTGGCGCCGACCTCGACCGGCTTGAGGGGGCGCTGGTGCGGGCCCTGCGGACCGTGGCCCGGGCCCGGAAGATCTAG
- a CDS encoding DUF2625 family protein codes for MRAIDELINVDDPAWPELQGMVGASSVPVQVLPGDIDEGRRCLLQLQVSARSMLGALALNTGGLLVDNGWVRVFGGGSGSGSVADGRLPSLAQVNRFPAGFEPGWHPATGLVVGHDVVGGVFALNGGDPAAAGRPGAPGQMTYFAPDTLAWEAMEMGHSGWVAWLLSGRLATFYDGLRWPGWREEAAALAFGQGVSIYPFLWSEEAHADLAATSRRPVPMREVLAVASDFARQMGPSDPGFLGEA; via the coding sequence ATGCGAGCGATCGATGAGCTGATCAATGTGGACGATCCGGCGTGGCCGGAGCTTCAGGGGATGGTCGGGGCGAGCTCCGTGCCGGTTCAAGTGCTGCCCGGCGACATCGACGAGGGACGCCGATGCCTTCTGCAGCTGCAGGTCAGTGCGCGATCGATGCTGGGCGCTCTGGCACTGAACACCGGCGGACTACTCGTCGACAACGGGTGGGTGCGGGTGTTCGGCGGGGGCTCGGGGTCGGGTTCGGTCGCGGATGGGAGACTTCCGAGTCTGGCGCAGGTCAACCGTTTCCCCGCAGGCTTCGAACCTGGCTGGCATCCCGCGACAGGTCTTGTCGTCGGCCACGACGTTGTCGGAGGGGTCTTCGCGTTGAACGGTGGCGATCCCGCGGCTGCGGGCCGTCCTGGGGCACCTGGCCAGATGACGTATTTCGCTCCCGACACTCTGGCGTGGGAGGCGATGGAGATGGGCCATTCCGGGTGGGTCGCCTGGCTGCTCTCGGGCAGGCTGGCGACGTTCTATGACGGATTGCGCTGGCCCGGCTGGCGTGAGGAGGCCGCGGCCCTGGCTTTCGGGCAGGGTGTTTCCATCTATCCGTTCCTGTGGTCCGAGGAAGCTCACGCCGATCTCGCGGCCACGAGCCGGCGGCCTGTGCCGATGCGCGAGGTACTCGCAGTCGCCTCGGACTTCGCCCGGCAGATGGGGCCGTCCGATCCTGGATTCCTGGGCGAGGCGTGA
- a CDS encoding B12-binding domain-containing radical SAM protein, whose product MTGGPGSDVLLVMPPVSEAVQFPYLALPQLTAAWTAQGYGVVCCDLNLEYRDAVLRRRPAGEDLAGRDPERPGSGAGLRPPAKEVFRRVSDRYREHHGQRLLDRSRDRTSGFDQEVAIRAIVRYVTQQATRDGWMLPGPVLMSRLDELVRAGTQGWSARWGADRLEALLDEHRSRVLAFSVPFFSQLVPTFALCTLLKQRRPEQRIMVGGPTVQMWEKALRHRVASARLVDHWCLGHGEDYLAKVLGGPMPAGPQPLAAEQEPGPEHGLESALQVEPEPRLEVAGLADGFVLNDQPMPDFGQFDFADYSNQAHQFPYRLTVGCFWGKCTFCSYGNRYHDARAFQQIAPEAAAAHLVALAARLGITDVAVTDENTGLRHLIRVMQAVRDQGVSLTFRVRARLEPELAELEFCKRLYELGCVQMSAGYETDQQDILDSLRKGQDARHAELAVGNLTAAGITTNLSFMDGFAHPAAAQAYRDTVEVIQRHPEDMGLDTMQLLVAEPGSHLWESRRIRQDDEYLVTNEGLAFASGRIGGALLDEAATEEARQRLLRMAVEAVPDAERASRPDLAQRPETARGAGAGAGAGPLTTARARVKPRFGVALDVVREQWFLADVAWPRMAALPPGVERTTDGRLTAEGPEARRWLSRMVDKRLLVLDQPGVEGVS is encoded by the coding sequence ATGACGGGCGGCCCGGGCAGTGACGTACTGCTGGTGATGCCGCCGGTGAGCGAAGCGGTGCAGTTCCCGTACCTCGCGCTTCCGCAGCTCACCGCGGCGTGGACGGCCCAGGGCTACGGCGTGGTCTGCTGCGATCTGAACCTTGAATACCGCGACGCGGTCCTGCGTCGGCGCCCGGCGGGCGAGGACCTGGCGGGCAGGGACCCCGAGCGGCCCGGGTCCGGCGCAGGGCTGCGGCCCCCTGCCAAGGAGGTCTTCCGTCGCGTCTCCGATCGCTACCGGGAGCATCACGGCCAGCGGCTGCTGGACCGGTCCCGCGACCGCACCTCCGGCTTCGACCAGGAGGTGGCGATCCGCGCGATCGTCCGCTACGTCACCCAGCAGGCCACCCGGGACGGGTGGATGCTGCCCGGTCCCGTCCTGATGTCCCGGCTGGACGAGCTGGTGCGGGCCGGTACCCAGGGCTGGTCTGCTCGCTGGGGCGCCGACCGTCTCGAAGCACTGCTGGACGAACACCGGTCCAGGGTCCTGGCGTTCTCCGTACCGTTCTTCAGCCAGCTCGTTCCCACGTTCGCGCTGTGCACGCTGCTCAAGCAGCGGCGTCCCGAGCAACGGATCATGGTCGGCGGGCCCACGGTGCAGATGTGGGAGAAGGCGCTGCGCCACAGGGTCGCGTCGGCGCGTCTCGTCGACCACTGGTGCCTCGGGCACGGCGAGGACTATCTCGCGAAGGTCCTCGGCGGGCCGATGCCCGCCGGCCCGCAGCCGCTTGCCGCGGAACAGGAACCCGGGCCGGAACACGGCCTGGAGTCGGCACTGCAGGTGGAGCCGGAGCCGCGGCTGGAGGTGGCCGGGCTTGCGGACGGCTTCGTGCTGAACGACCAGCCGATGCCGGACTTCGGCCAGTTCGACTTCGCCGACTACAGCAACCAGGCCCACCAGTTCCCCTACCGGCTCACCGTCGGCTGCTTCTGGGGAAAGTGCACGTTCTGTTCGTACGGCAACCGCTACCACGACGCCCGGGCCTTCCAGCAAATCGCCCCGGAGGCGGCCGCCGCGCATCTGGTCGCGCTCGCCGCCCGGCTGGGCATCACGGATGTGGCGGTCACCGACGAGAACACCGGACTGCGGCATCTGATCCGCGTGATGCAGGCGGTACGCGACCAGGGCGTTTCGCTGACCTTCCGCGTCCGGGCCCGGCTCGAACCGGAGCTGGCTGAGCTGGAGTTCTGCAAGCGGCTGTACGAACTTGGCTGCGTGCAGATGTCGGCCGGGTACGAAACCGACCAGCAGGACATCCTCGACTCCCTGCGGAAGGGCCAGGATGCCCGGCACGCTGAGCTGGCCGTGGGGAATCTGACCGCGGCCGGGATCACCACCAATCTGTCCTTCATGGACGGCTTCGCTCATCCGGCCGCCGCGCAGGCGTACCGCGACACGGTCGAGGTCATCCAGCGCCATCCCGAGGACATGGGCCTCGACACCATGCAGCTGCTCGTCGCCGAGCCGGGAAGCCATCTGTGGGAGAGCCGCCGGATCCGGCAGGACGACGAATACCTGGTCACCAACGAGGGCCTGGCCTTCGCCTCGGGACGCATCGGCGGCGCCCTGCTCGACGAAGCGGCGACCGAAGAAGCCCGGCAGCGGCTGCTGCGCATGGCGGTGGAGGCCGTTCCCGACGCGGAGCGTGCGAGCCGGCCCGACCTCGCGCAGCGCCCGGAGACGGCGCGCGGGGCGGGGGCAGGGGCGGGGGCCGGGCCGTTGACGACGGCCAGGGCGCGGGTGAAACCGCGGTTCGGCGTCGCCCTGGACGTGGTACGCGAACAGTGGTTCCTGGCCGATGTCGCCTGGCCCCGGATGGCGGCCCTGCCACCGGGGGTGGAGCGCACCACCGACGGCCGGCTCACCGCCGAGGGCCCGGAGGCCCGGCGCTGGCTCTCGCGCATGGTGGACAAACGACTGCTCGTACTGGATCAGCCGGGAGTGGAGGGGGTCTCCTGA
- a CDS encoding nitroreductase family protein, which translates to MTSHTLSVADAIRTRRTVRHYRPDPIPEDALTSLLELAVEAPTSWNLQDRSIVVVTDDEGRAGLTWASGGQPQPQEAPVVLVFVAEPQSWRDDHSDVYDQARRNGAWNDEFIAMFSAASTAFQEDLDQRGLLREYAVKDAVIAASFLMLAATEMGLATSPMNGWDEAEVKKVIGIADRHDLAIALLVSVGYPAEERRHPGRRALERNVFYERHAAQESAGRRK; encoded by the coding sequence ATGACGAGCCACACGCTTTCTGTCGCGGACGCGATCCGCACTCGCCGCACGGTGCGCCACTACCGGCCCGATCCGATCCCGGAGGACGCCCTCACCTCGCTGCTCGAACTCGCCGTCGAGGCGCCCACCAGCTGGAATCTGCAAGACCGATCGATCGTCGTGGTCACAGACGACGAAGGCCGCGCCGGACTGACCTGGGCCAGCGGAGGCCAACCCCAGCCGCAGGAAGCCCCCGTGGTCCTGGTCTTCGTTGCCGAGCCGCAGTCCTGGCGTGACGATCACAGCGACGTCTACGACCAGGCCCGCCGCAACGGTGCCTGGAACGACGAGTTCATCGCCATGTTCTCCGCCGCCTCAACGGCGTTCCAGGAAGACCTCGACCAGCGTGGTCTGCTGCGGGAATATGCCGTGAAGGACGCCGTGATCGCGGCCTCCTTCCTGATGCTCGCCGCCACGGAGATGGGCCTGGCCACCTCGCCGATGAACGGCTGGGACGAGGCCGAGGTGAAGAAGGTGATCGGGATCGCAGACCGGCATGACCTGGCCATCGCCCTGCTCGTGTCGGTTGGCTACCCGGCGGAAGAGCGGCGCCATCCCGGTCGGCGCGCCTTGGAGCGCAACGTCTTCTACGAACGGCACGCCGCTCAGGAGAGTGCCGGACGTCGGAAATAG
- a CDS encoding metallopeptidase TldD-related protein, which translates to MRVHIRLGPARHGHTPQWGVAAYDRGFVAGEIQRGVRQLRSDRALLALRTPLTQPLSGAALLSPAAAGVFVHECFGHTSEADNYLAQEASADRVLGDRWTAAPLTVRDTPGARPYAGSYREDDEGTPARTVTLLTEGRWTGLLTHRATRRLSGGRSTGHGRGGAGASVPRCSVLDVEPGPYSPTELLRQMGDGWLLGTAVGGYSVRGLLILELLWVRRVRAGQLTDEVLGPAVVCAKKSALAAQVTAVGNDVSVNSSPYTCVKEGHEVGSTLISPSLLLNRCVLRPLDQLERAQGRP; encoded by the coding sequence GTGCGCGTCCACATCAGGCTCGGCCCCGCGCGCCACGGCCATACTCCACAGTGGGGGGTCGCGGCCTACGACCGCGGTTTCGTGGCCGGCGAAATCCAGCGGGGCGTCCGCCAGTTGCGGTCCGACCGCGCGCTGCTGGCCCTGCGGACGCCGCTCACGCAGCCACTGTCGGGGGCCGCGCTCCTCTCCCCCGCCGCGGCCGGGGTGTTCGTGCACGAATGCTTCGGCCACACCAGCGAGGCGGACAACTACCTGGCCCAGGAGGCCTCGGCCGACCGGGTCCTGGGTGATCGCTGGACCGCAGCCCCGCTGACGGTCCGGGACACTCCCGGGGCCCGTCCGTACGCGGGCAGTTACCGCGAGGACGACGAAGGAACCCCGGCCCGTACGGTCACGCTGCTGACGGAGGGCCGCTGGACGGGCCTGCTGACCCACCGGGCCACCCGTCGGCTGAGCGGGGGCCGGAGCACCGGGCACGGCCGGGGTGGTGCCGGGGCCTCCGTGCCCCGGTGCAGTGTGCTGGACGTCGAGCCGGGACCGTACTCACCGACGGAGCTTCTGCGGCAGATGGGTGACGGCTGGCTGCTGGGCACCGCCGTCGGCGGGTACTCGGTACGCGGGCTGCTGATCCTCGAACTGCTGTGGGTGCGCCGGGTGCGGGCGGGCCAACTCACGGACGAGGTGCTGGGTCCCGCAGTCGTCTGCGCGAAGAAGTCCGCGCTGGCCGCCCAGGTAACCGCCGTTGGCAACGACGTTTCGGTGAACAGCTCCCCGTACACCTGCGTCAAGGAGGGCCATGAGGTCGGCTCGACCCTGATCAGCCCTTCGCTGCTGTTGAACCGCTGCGTACTGCGCCCGCTGGACCAGCTGGAACGGGCGCAGGGCAGGCCCTGA
- a CDS encoding winged helix-turn-helix transcriptional regulator → MKTVVESSGLPADAYSAKCPTRQVLDHIAGKWTILVVDALLEGTMRYTDLNRRIEGVSQKMLTQSLRSLEADGFITRTVYPTIPPRVEYDLTTLGRSLAGPITALRQWAETHINEIERARARVTAEATDAPAP, encoded by the coding sequence ATGAAGACTGTGGTGGAGTCCTCCGGACTGCCGGCCGACGCCTACTCCGCGAAGTGCCCGACGCGACAGGTCCTCGACCACATCGCCGGCAAGTGGACGATCCTGGTCGTGGACGCCCTCCTCGAAGGCACCATGCGCTACACCGACTTGAACCGACGCATTGAGGGCGTCTCGCAGAAGATGCTCACCCAGAGCCTGCGCAGCCTCGAGGCCGACGGATTCATCACCCGCACGGTGTACCCGACCATCCCGCCCAGGGTGGAGTACGACCTCACGACGCTGGGGCGGAGCCTCGCCGGGCCGATCACCGCACTCCGGCAATGGGCGGAAACCCACATCAACGAGATCGAGCGCGCTCGGGCCCGCGTCACCGCAGAAGCGACGGACGCCCCAGCCCCGTGA
- a CDS encoding glyoxalase — translation MVMATTASIAANTSLASVTLEVADPEAARLFYGAFGVETYVRLRASAAQSTGFRGFTLALTVSGPATVDSFVGAAVDAGATVLKPAAKSLWGYGGVVQAPDGTIWKIATSAKKDTGPATREIDEVVLLLGVEDVKATKQFYVGRGLTVAKSFGGKYTEFATGQSSPVKLALYKRRALAKDLGVPADGTGSHRIVLGSTADTFTDPDGFAWEAAASLAPTPS, via the coding sequence ATGGTCATGGCAACCACCGCTTCCATCGCAGCCAACACGTCCCTCGCGTCCGTCACCCTTGAGGTGGCCGACCCCGAGGCCGCCCGCCTCTTCTACGGCGCCTTCGGCGTGGAAACGTACGTACGCCTGCGGGCGTCCGCAGCGCAATCGACCGGATTCCGCGGCTTCACCCTGGCGCTCACGGTGTCCGGGCCGGCCACTGTCGACAGCTTCGTCGGCGCCGCCGTGGACGCCGGCGCCACGGTGCTGAAGCCCGCCGCGAAGTCACTGTGGGGGTACGGCGGCGTCGTCCAGGCCCCGGACGGGACGATCTGGAAGATCGCGACCTCCGCGAAGAAGGACACCGGCCCCGCCACCCGCGAGATCGACGAGGTCGTCCTGCTGCTCGGCGTCGAGGACGTGAAGGCCACCAAGCAGTTCTACGTCGGCCGGGGCCTGACCGTGGCCAAGAGCTTCGGCGGCAAGTACACCGAGTTCGCCACCGGTCAGTCCAGCCCCGTCAAGCTGGCACTGTACAAGCGCCGTGCTCTGGCCAAGGACCTCGGCGTCCCCGCCGACGGCACCGGCTCGCACCGCATCGTCCTCGGCAGCACCGCCGACACCTTCACCGACCCGGACGGGTTCGCCTGGGAGGCTGCCGCGTCGCTCGCCCCCACGCCGTCCTGA
- a CDS encoding MFS transporter, with protein MFALIALALFWHGDLNAVVLAVAIVIGLCEAVSEPALLVIAPRILPGKDPASGTRSEEDEEAEEHRITAAYGLLEGMRNTSGIVGPTLAAALIALLSPSAGALAAAVTFGLSAAATRWAGGRYAAQSAAPEAGKSTEGSQELAGGQTGEPAGELAGPEQRKEAEEQEPEEPLLRSALGGLAVLWRVRWLRYVQLLAVVHVLFAVGPWMVALPVLIIERGHSATVYALVLGSFAAGTVLGAFLGGRIRGSRRGLYALGLLGLFGLTALAPVLTESVLLLTAAFVVGGIGQQAFDVVKMAGLRREVPDRLHGRAFSADFFFSFASLPLGQLLGAALLRFLDAESIMLWAGVLVLVTTALTMLSPDTRRFGSAQRKPQTQTQTQSAEAISAERAEDVRTR; from the coding sequence GTGTTCGCACTGATCGCCCTGGCCCTCTTCTGGCACGGAGACCTGAACGCGGTCGTCCTCGCCGTCGCGATCGTCATCGGACTCTGCGAGGCGGTGAGCGAGCCGGCGCTGCTCGTCATCGCGCCTCGCATCCTGCCCGGGAAGGACCCTGCGTCCGGTACCCGTTCGGAGGAGGACGAGGAAGCCGAGGAACACCGGATCACTGCCGCCTACGGGCTGCTGGAGGGCATGCGCAACACCTCGGGCATCGTGGGACCGACGCTGGCTGCCGCACTCATCGCACTGCTCAGCCCGTCGGCAGGCGCGCTCGCCGCCGCCGTGACCTTCGGCCTCTCCGCAGCTGCCACCCGCTGGGCCGGTGGCCGGTATGCGGCGCAGTCCGCCGCGCCGGAAGCCGGTAAGAGCACCGAGGGCTCCCAGGAACTGGCCGGAGGGCAGACCGGGGAACCTGCCGGGGAGCTCGCCGGGCCGGAGCAGCGGAAGGAAGCGGAAGAGCAGGAGCCTGAGGAGCCTCTGCTGCGCTCCGCGCTGGGCGGCCTGGCCGTGCTGTGGCGGGTGCGCTGGCTGCGCTACGTACAGCTGCTGGCCGTGGTGCACGTCCTGTTCGCCGTCGGGCCCTGGATGGTGGCCCTGCCGGTGCTCATCATCGAACGGGGACACAGCGCCACCGTCTACGCGCTGGTCCTCGGTTCCTTCGCGGCGGGAACGGTACTCGGCGCCTTCCTGGGCGGCCGGATCCGAGGCAGCCGCCGCGGTCTGTACGCGCTGGGGCTGCTCGGCCTGTTCGGCCTGACCGCGCTGGCGCCGGTGCTGACGGAATCGGTGCTGCTGCTGACGGCCGCCTTCGTCGTCGGCGGGATCGGCCAGCAGGCCTTCGACGTGGTGAAGATGGCGGGGCTGCGGCGGGAGGTGCCCGATCGGCTGCACGGTCGCGCGTTCTCTGCGGACTTCTTCTTCTCCTTCGCTTCGCTGCCGCTCGGCCAGTTGCTGGGCGCGGCACTGCTCCGCTTCCTCGACGCGGAATCAATCATGCTCTGGGCCGGTGTCCTCGTTCTCGTGACCACCGCCCTGACGATGCTCAGCCCGGACACCCGCCGCTTCGGCTCCGCTCAGCGGAAACCGCAGACGCAGACGCAGACGCAATCAGCGGAGGCCATCTCCGCGGAACGGGCCGAGGATGTCCGGACACGTTGA
- a CDS encoding aKG-HExxH-type peptide beta-hydroxylase — protein MRVKDLAADRSAAGLPDLSLIVLAEGPEAIAANTRLNRVVARQYLVRALRAVQRLDAEHRSDPALTAVRELLDGMDVDAALHWALRPEVTGWIWRSEVGAADPARLLRLLADCLAYESAAAPAFVRLGGGGPGGASAPVVTGDGLAQGSLLLGWASEGDEEAVRLDPVRARSFASRLQAAADILEQVWPEGLAVVATDIRAFGALGGHRGLKPLNFSVHGLRGLVLTSERPAYMLAQSLVHEATHQRFSGVLDCVSLVRNPKATHYSPFVDAERPLGHILHGILSFINDAYAAGRYQPTESDPIELDRLERYRLQKAGQLRTAEKNLLEAAELTPAGEQLMAGCQEAISRLSRG, from the coding sequence ATGCGCGTAAAGGATCTGGCAGCGGACAGGTCGGCGGCTGGGCTGCCGGACCTGTCGCTGATCGTGCTCGCCGAAGGGCCCGAGGCCATAGCGGCCAATACGCGGCTGAACCGAGTGGTCGCCAGGCAGTACCTGGTCCGCGCACTGCGCGCCGTCCAGCGGCTGGACGCGGAGCACCGCTCGGACCCGGCGCTGACGGCGGTCCGCGAATTGCTGGACGGCATGGACGTGGACGCGGCTCTGCACTGGGCGCTGCGGCCGGAGGTGACCGGCTGGATCTGGCGCAGCGAGGTGGGCGCCGCGGATCCGGCGCGGCTGCTGCGCCTGCTCGCAGACTGTCTGGCGTACGAGTCGGCCGCGGCTCCCGCCTTCGTACGGCTGGGCGGCGGGGGGCCGGGCGGCGCTTCGGCACCGGTGGTCACCGGGGACGGTCTCGCTCAGGGGTCGCTCCTGCTCGGCTGGGCCTCGGAGGGCGACGAGGAGGCCGTCCGGCTCGATCCTGTACGTGCCCGCTCGTTCGCCTCACGTCTGCAGGCGGCGGCGGACATCCTGGAGCAGGTGTGGCCCGAGGGGCTGGCCGTGGTCGCGACCGACATCCGGGCCTTCGGAGCGCTGGGCGGCCATCGCGGGCTGAAGCCGCTGAACTTCAGCGTGCACGGGCTGCGCGGGCTCGTCCTGACCAGCGAGCGCCCCGCGTACATGCTGGCGCAGTCGCTCGTGCACGAGGCCACCCATCAGCGCTTCAGTGGAGTGCTGGACTGCGTGTCGCTCGTGCGGAATCCCAAGGCGACCCACTACTCGCCGTTCGTCGACGCCGAGCGCCCTCTCGGGCACATCCTGCACGGCATCCTGTCCTTCATCAACGACGCGTACGCCGCCGGGCGTTACCAGCCGACGGAGAGCGATCCCATCGAGCTGGACCGCCTGGAGCGCTACCGGCTCCAGAAGGCGGGGCAGCTGCGGACCGCCGAGAAGAACCTGCTGGAGGCGGCCGAGCTGACACCGGCCGGTGAGCAGCTCATGGCCGGCTGCCAGGAGGCGATCAGCAGGCTGAGCCGTGGGTGA
- a CDS encoding multinuclear nonheme iron-dependent oxidase, translated as MEKLGLGLGMDLVWGERIGFDKAGEGRPTDQVTAFLGRSAQEYDYMFVAFQPIDYGPLEPERYFPAYDRLFELFGAGRPRAFHHTMLNTGSPEGYEKAAIADFTNALIERYGFRWVIEDLGIWSLGGRSLPYPMPPVLTAEGLRRCVSHVGEWVERLDAPLSVEFPGFTEGGSFLVGTMDAFEFFDTVIRETGALATVDIGHILAYQWLMGRTGERMLDGLEALPLDRCHEVHLSGCQIVDGRFRDLHHGVLLDEQLTLLEHLLPRMPRLAGVTYEDPKFDAAGELVPKSRPNAERLFSLVRAWKEETRAA; from the coding sequence ATGGAGAAACTGGGACTTGGCCTGGGCATGGACCTCGTCTGGGGCGAACGGATCGGTTTCGACAAGGCCGGCGAGGGACGCCCCACGGACCAGGTGACGGCGTTCCTCGGGCGGAGCGCGCAGGAGTACGACTACATGTTCGTCGCCTTCCAGCCCATCGACTACGGACCGCTGGAGCCGGAGCGCTACTTCCCGGCCTACGACCGGCTCTTCGAACTGTTCGGCGCGGGCCGTCCGCGCGCGTTCCACCACACGATGCTCAACACCGGAAGTCCCGAGGGCTACGAGAAGGCCGCGATCGCCGACTTCACCAACGCCCTCATCGAGCGCTACGGGTTCCGTTGGGTGATCGAGGACCTCGGCATATGGTCCCTGGGCGGCCGGAGCCTGCCGTATCCGATGCCGCCGGTACTGACCGCCGAGGGGCTGCGGCGCTGCGTCAGCCATGTCGGCGAGTGGGTCGAGCGGCTGGACGCGCCGCTGTCGGTGGAGTTCCCGGGCTTCACCGAGGGCGGCAGCTTTCTGGTGGGGACCATGGACGCCTTCGAGTTCTTCGACACGGTGATCCGCGAGACGGGTGCGCTCGCCACGGTCGACATCGGGCACATCCTCGCCTACCAATGGCTGATGGGGCGCACCGGGGAGCGCATGCTCGACGGGCTGGAGGCCCTGCCCCTGGACCGCTGCCACGAGGTACACCTGTCGGGCTGCCAGATCGTCGACGGGCGCTTCCGGGACCTGCACCACGGGGTGCTGCTCGACGAGCAGTTGACCCTGCTCGAACATCTTCTGCCGAGGATGCCGCGGCTGGCCGGCGTCACGTACGAGGACCCGAAGTTCGACGCCGCCGGGGAGCTCGTGCCGAAGTCGCGGCCGAATGCCGAGCGGCTCTTCTCCCTGGTGCGGGCGTGGAAGGAGGAGACCCGTGCTGCCTGA
- a CDS encoding DUF4406 domain-containing protein, translated as MTDKPMLVLIAGPYRSGTGGDPQAMAANLARLEAAAWPVFAAGHVPVIGEWVALPVLRSAGAGPTDALADQVLYPAAERLLAHCDAVLRLPGDSTGADQDVATARRRGLPVYHDINEIPRRTPQETA; from the coding sequence ATGACCGACAAGCCCATGCTCGTCCTCATCGCCGGCCCCTACCGCTCCGGCACCGGTGGCGACCCGCAGGCGATGGCCGCCAACCTCGCCCGCCTCGAAGCCGCAGCCTGGCCGGTGTTCGCCGCCGGCCACGTCCCCGTGATCGGGGAGTGGGTCGCCCTGCCCGTCCTGCGCTCGGCCGGCGCAGGCCCCACCGATGCCCTCGCCGACCAGGTCCTCTATCCGGCCGCCGAGCGCCTGCTCGCCCACTGCGACGCCGTACTCCGACTCCCCGGCGACTCCACAGGAGCGGATCAGGACGTCGCCACCGCCCGCCGCCGCGGCCTGCCCGTCTACCACGACATCAACGAGATCCCACGCCGCACCCCGCAGGAGACCGCGTGA
- a CDS encoding DeoR/GlpR family DNA-binding transcription regulator yields MLAAERRDHLLGLLAREGKIVAKDVAADLGISEDSVRRDLRDMAADGLCQRVYGGALPVSPAIADYAARQTVTPDGKRQVAAVAAALVRPGSAVILDGGTTALAVAHALPPDLACTVITHSPTIAAALLDHPRAEVFLLGGRLFKHSAVTCGAAAVEAAQNVSADLCLLGVAGVHPQAGLTTGDAEEAAMKRALAARAADTYVLASSEKIGTASRFRVLPWEDISGLITDADPGHPVLDQLTAHGVEILAAG; encoded by the coding sequence ATGCTGGCTGCCGAGAGACGTGACCACCTTCTGGGCCTGCTCGCCCGAGAGGGCAAGATCGTCGCCAAGGACGTCGCCGCGGACCTGGGAATCTCCGAGGACAGCGTGCGCCGCGACCTGCGCGACATGGCCGCCGACGGACTGTGCCAGCGGGTCTACGGCGGGGCCCTTCCCGTGTCCCCGGCCATCGCCGACTACGCCGCCCGGCAGACCGTCACCCCTGACGGCAAACGGCAGGTCGCCGCGGTCGCCGCCGCGCTCGTGCGGCCCGGCAGCGCCGTGATCCTGGACGGCGGCACCACCGCCCTCGCCGTCGCCCACGCCCTCCCGCCGGACCTGGCCTGCACCGTGATCACCCACAGCCCGACGATCGCGGCCGCACTGCTCGACCACCCCCGGGCCGAGGTCTTCCTCCTCGGCGGCCGCCTCTTCAAGCACTCGGCGGTCACCTGCGGCGCGGCCGCGGTCGAGGCCGCCCAGAACGTCTCCGCCGACCTGTGCCTGCTCGGCGTCGCCGGCGTCCACCCACAGGCGGGGCTGACCACCGGCGACGCCGAGGAAGCCGCGATGAAGCGGGCTCTGGCCGCACGGGCCGCGGACACCTACGTCCTCGCCTCGTCCGAGAAGATCGGCACCGCCTCCCGGTTCCGCGTCCTGCCCTGGGAGGACATCAGCGGACTGATCACCGACGCCGACCCCGGCCACCCGGTCCTCGACCAACTCACCGCGCACGGCGTGGAGATCCTGGCGGCCGGCTGA